A genomic window from Plasmodium reichenowi strain SY57 chromosome 6, whole genome shotgun sequence includes:
- a CDS encoding RNA-binding protein, putative, with the protein MSLNFSIANVVYVKNLSSDITEENIREKFGSCDEIISITFKNFPGLNQKYCQIEFKTSEGITNASRLNGETLLNVPMVVSVIEPIIHNTNLSELSTTECDKNVNSLLDVRNSITNQGVQTLLLQKQVISEQKKRLVDFQNSLNEKNNKFDVFSKIVYMENIPEKYGEEDIKGFFQNIGNTTSYKLQYNEQKKVHTAFVEFKNEEHAKAALNLSGTKVGLHEICIRDAYSLINDKDILKNNFSFYSNNTTGENSSNNIVNTNTIMNSTNNLAIINNMNNINNNNKFLLTTNPNVNQKVEKVLALKEKLAMKLCAMYNPNMLLVNNLVQATNPYLFNVNNTENANIQQINLETTNSIQEEKHNDTQNDKTKKEKEKERDKERDKERDKERDKDKKKKKKDNNSIDNSSYDRYPERKKSDYIKIKKYKHKNSTSSKYSYSSYSEEKTSSRNYSRSNTSSNKHKRNSISYDRREKKYLCDKNKKRKRSYNYSKSNSSYSNSKSNSRSSYESDYHRYKSSYRHRKRSKRKRSHKYTTSSSPSNSSYSERRRSRRDSEVNKPWWVKESEKMKMRQKMKEKKMREMAIREKNRR; encoded by the exons ATGAGTTTAAATTTCAGTATAGCTAATGTAGTATATGTTAAGAATCTTTCAAGTGATATAACTGAAGAGAATATAAGAGAAAAATTTGGTTCTTGTGATGAAATAATAAGTATTACATTTAAGAA CTTTCCAGGACTTAATCAAAAATATTGTCAAATTGAATTCAAGACATCAGAAGGTATAACAAATGCATCTAGGTTAAATGGAGAAACTCTTTTGAATGTCCCTATGGTTGTGAGTGTCATAGAACCCATAATACATAATACCAATTTGAGTGAATTATCTACAACGGAATgtgataaaaatgtaaatagTTTGTTAGATGTTCGAAACAGTATAACGAATCag gGTGTACAAACTCTCCTTTTACAAAAACAAGTAATATCTGAACAGAAAAAAAGACTCGTTGATTTTCAAAACtcattaaatgaaaaaaataacaaatttgatgttttttcaaaaattGTGTATATGGAAAATATTCCAGAAAAG TACGGTGAAGAAGATATTAAGGGATTTTTTCAAAACATCGGAAATACCACAAGTTATAAATTACAATACAACGAGCAGAAAAAGGTACACACGGCTTTTGTcgaatttaaaaatgaagagCATGCGAAAGCAGCTTTAAATTTAAGTGGAACCAAAGTAGGACTACATGAGATATGTATAAGAGATGCATATAGCTTAATTAATGACAaagatattttaaaaaataatttttcattttatagtaataatacAACGGGTGAGAACAGTAGCAACAATATTGTGAATACTAATACAATTATGAACAGTACAAATAATTTGGcaattataaataatatgaataatattaataataataataaatttttattaacaaCTAATCCAAATGTTAACCAAAAAGTAGAAAAGGTATTAGCTTTAAAAGAAAAGCTAGCTATGAAATTATGTGCCATGTATAACCCTAATATGCTCCTAGTAAATAATTTAGTTCAAGCAACAAAtccatatttatttaatgtaaataatacaGAAAACGCAAACATCCAACAAATTAATTTAGAAACAACTAATTCAATACAAGAAGAAAAACATAATGATACGCAAAATGATAAAActaaaaaagaaaaagaaaaagaaagagataaagaaagagataaagaaagagataaagaaagagataaagataaaaaaaaaaaaaaaaaagataataacTCAATAGATAATAGTTCCTATGATAGATATCCggaaagaaaaaaatcagattatataaaaattaaaaaatataaacataaaaattcAACAAGTAGTAAATATAGTTATTCATCTTACAGTGAAGAAAAAACTTCCTCACGCAATTATTCACGTAGTAATACATCTAgtaataaacataaaagaAATAGTATATCATATGATagaagagaaaaaaaatatttatgtgataaaaataaaaaaagaaaaaggtcatataattatagtAAATCGAATAGTTCATATTCAAATAGTAAGAGTAATTCAAGAAGTTCATATGAATCAGATTATCATCGTTATAAAAGTAGTTATAGACATAGAAAAAGAAGTAAAAGAAAACGTAGTCATAAATATACAACTTCTTCTAGTCCTAGCAATTCATCTTATTCagaaagaagaagaagTAGAAGAGATTCAGAAGTCAACAAACCATGGTGGGTGAAAGAATCAgagaaaatgaaaatgaggcaaaaaatgaaggaaaaaaaaatgcgTGAAATGGCAATTagagaaaaaaatagaagGTAA
- a CDS encoding ubiquitin-conjugating enzyme E2, putative produces MTKNRLLIESREAKKQNDPDISLTHSEYNLHEWQAVIRGPKDSPYEGGKWKLNIKCKSTYPIDPPLITFVTKFFHPNVNFVTGELCMDILKANWSPAWTIQSLCRAILFLFNEPNADSPLNCDAGNLIRSGDIKGFQSMARMYTVEYAMENDNEK; encoded by the exons atgacGAAAAATAGACTCTTAATAGAATCTCGTGAAGctaaaaaacaaaatgatcCAGATATTAGCCTTACACACAG TGAATACAATTTACATGAGTGGCAAGCGGTTATAAGGGGACCCAAAGATTCTCCATATGAA gGAGGAAAATggaaattaaatataaaatgtaaaagTACATATCCTATAGATCCACCTTTAATTACATTTGTTACCAAATTTTTTCATCCAAATGTAAATTTTGTTACTG GTGAATTATGTAtggatatattaaaagCTAACTGGAGTCCAGCTTGGACTATTCAATCATTATGTCGTGCTAtactttttctttttaatgAACCAAATGCTGACAGTCCCTTAAATTGTGATGCTGGTAATTTGATAAGATCTGGCGACATAAAAGGATTTCAGTCGATGGCAAGAATGTATACAGTGGAATACGCAATggaaaatgataatgaaaagtga
- a CDS encoding hypothetical protein (conserved Plasmodium protein, unknown function): MNFELKEKYYKNMILQRDKEENERFKHAMKFQKNFINIEKDLTKNKELFKLKEEIKSYKQKIDTLQYENNYLKNKIRYYENKFKIFKNEIQIKNKNISYLISENDVINRLYQQISQHIFQKV, encoded by the coding sequence atgaattttgaattaaaagaaaaatattataaaaatatgattcTTCAGAGGgataaagaagaaaatgaaagaTTTAAACATGCCATGAAATTccaaaaaaattttattaatattgaaaaagatttaactaaaaataaagaattatttaaattgaaggaagaaataaaaagttataaacaaaaaatagATACACTGcaatatgaaaataattatttaaaaaataaaattcgttattatgaaaataaatttaaaatttttaaaaacgaaatacaaataaaaaataaaaacataagTTATTTAATATCTGAAAATGATGTAATAAATAGATTATACCAGCAAATATCACAACATATATTTCAGAAAGTTTAa
- a CDS encoding hypothetical protein (conserved Plasmodium protein, unknown function), with protein sequence MMDIAIFENDKNLSLNGINKLVEDVYNDNLNFLLKKNKNELEKNYIDPFSSKIEDLISSVDEEANILYKEKDEMKQNFQNIAMQLKNVKKSIKKTEDYIGKNMNGEIIENSYKTLENIKKDIDNL encoded by the exons ATGATGGATATAGCTATTTttgaaaatgataaaaatttatcATTAAATGGAATCAA TAAACTAGTAGAAGATGTTTATAATGATAAccttaattttttgttaaag aaaaataagaatgaattggaaaaaaattatattgaTCCGTTCAGTTCCAAAATTGAAGATTTAATAAGTTCAGTCGATGAAGAAGCAAATATACTATACaaagaaaaagatgaaatgaaacaaaactttcaaaatattg caatgcaattaaaaaatgtaaagaAATCTATTAAAAAAACAGAGGACTATATAGGAAAAAAt ATGAATGGAGAAATAATTGAAAATTCTTATAAAACActtgaaaatataaaaaaggatattgataatttatag